The genomic region agttttaagaaaaaatatatttacagaaataaacataatagtaaaaatttataaagtaatGGACGTAGCTTTAGTTTATGACGCATGCGTAGCAGTTTATTTAAACCGATATGTTTTAATTGCActgtttaatttgttattaatattaattcaaaattcgtGGAGTTAtttaacactatttttttgtttagtatttattcaaaattttgactaacgaattttattattaattaactgcTTAGTTTGGTGgagcaaaattaatttattgcacaagctgataattatttttttttttatcaaatgattGTTGATATTagtgatataaaaattaacttataattaaaatcagataaaaaattgttgatttactgatataatttaaagaagGGGGTTTTATTGCATTGAATATTGTAGCAAATCAAAGGCCGTtgacttttaattattatattcgaTTTTAGTCTTGAAAaagttaaattgaaaaattcgatcattgaaatattaataattaaaactataaaatttttttttttttacaattcatAATCTATTAAAGGTTAATCTTCATGATTTATTCAATCAATAATTCCATATCTatagttctaatttatttttatttttatttaattataattcatttgtttttactaaatcaaaaatttatttgtaattttttaaatgttttcttattttatttgtaggTACAAGAGACAAAACAAATGAAGAACCAGAATCAGACTATATATCTTACAAGTCAATAAACAAAGTAATTTATGTAAATGAAGAAACGATGGATTGTAATTATTCAGAAACCACGGAAACACCAAAAAAGAACAAGATACCAAACCAAGATGCTACAAGTCCAGATCTATTCAAAAGTGACGATGAAGATACTGATAAACCAccaatatcgaaaaattttaaacgaaTATTATCACAACCAAccgtaaaaaaaatacctCCACATAAATTAACTCAAGAGGAACTAATAATTCAATCAGACAGCTATTTACTCACAAGAACGAATAAATCTGTAACAGGAATACCGCCACCACCAAAATTCACAATGTGTCAAAGTGACTGCACCGATTTTCTTAACCATATCAGAAATAACCGTAAATATTTCTGGGCAGATCCTTTTTCTGACGATGATAAAATTTCCAACGACGAAGTAGCTACAAGTACAACTATAAACTCCACTATTACTACTACTACCGATAGCAGAAGTTCCACAAAGTCTGATTTAAAAGCACCCATAATAAGCGAAATAATTTCAACGTCACGTCCACGTAGTTTAAGAAATTTGACCAATGCCTTTGATGCCTGTGATCAATCAAGTAGCTTAGCGTCTGTAATGCGCACAGAATTATCTAATGACAGTGCTGTTACTGATTGTTGCAGTAATACACAAACAAATAGCACAAGTACAAGCACGGAAACGATTAACGAGCGAGTAaatattagtaattttaataataatttacatgaACATGAATTAAGTAGTTTATCAAGTCTTACAGCAAGTATGGCTTCTATTAGTACTACTAAGTCAATTTCAGTGAAAGATAACGACAGACATGTAACATTTGATATACCTAAAGAAAAATATCTTGCGATTTTTCGTACCATCGATGACAAACGAGCAAAATCATTACCCTGGCCGATTATTTACAAACACAGAGCACCAGGTATTCATTacaatagaaataaatttatcgaggaatttgaaaatttatcaacaaaattATGTGAAAGATATATTGGCAATGAAACACAATCAACTTGCACGATTTGGTTCACCAAACAGGCACCGGGTAGCGCAAAAAAACGCACTCTGTTGGGTAAACGTGCTATTGGTCAGAGTCCAGGTAAAAGATTGAGCCATTTAGCGAGGCGTCGTAAGACGTTTTCAAGTGCTAATTTACAGTGTATGGCTGAAAAGAAGCAGATTGTACTTAAtgtcaaaaaaccaattattaAGAAGGGAAAAAGTCCGCGGGGTAAGAGTCCGCGCGGTAAAAGTCCGCGTAGTTCAGCGAAAAAACGACTGAGTAGAAGGTTGATATTAGATGGACAGAGTCCCAGAAAAACTAAGTTGGAAACGTCAAAACGTGCGTTATTTCAAAGTCCTACTCACGATCGCGCTGGACCGAGTGGGAAATCTGCGCCATTGAGTATGAATAATCCACAGAAAATTAAACGTGCATTATTTCCAACAGCTCAGAAGAAAGAAACCGTGACGAGTAACGCTGAAGAAATGACTAAAAAGAGAAAGAGTGATGAGGAATTGGAAGGACCTCGAGTGAAGTGGCCAAAGAGTTTGTCTTTTGACTGCACATACAATAATTTGGACAGTTCACGAGAGTCGTGGAGCAGTGATAGATATTTAACAGGAaatgtacatttaaaaaatgaatcgCTTTCGCAACCAGCCAAAGTTGGCCTCAGTGATAATAATAGAAAAGTAAGTGTTATTGATATTAGTATAGAGTATACTTATTTTTGTTACTGGATAATTGATCAACtgataccttttttttttttttttttggttaatttaGAAACTACTGTGGGCGGTTTATCAAGCTTTACAATCCAGAGGCATTAACATGGAGCATCCAAAGTTTAAGCAATACGCAAATCAACTCGCGAGAACTGTAAGAAAATACATGCCTGACTTGGAAAACCGTAATATACCGCGTAAACCGGGCAGCACTTGTGATCGCATGTTAAAATTAGCTAATATTCATGTTCTTCTTGTTGTCGAAGCTAAATGAAGGGAAACTTAgatagttaatattattaattattcgtatatttgttatattgtaatttgttaattaataggTACCATAGTTATGacaatgattaaataattttctttcagctttacttataatttctaatatataaataatggttaatatatttacaataatggTCATGATTCTTTTGATCATGAACATTATGATTCTCCGTGTTATTGATTatatgttaaagtataatcagaaatacttttattcaaattgatagtaaaatttttaatccaattgattaatataaatagtaaACGCTATTGTcgtttaaatatatttttattatctacaTAAATGTGAACTGTATAAAAAAACATAGCAtcttggataaaaaaaataaaaatttttttatgattaattgcattatttttttgactccTAAATACGATACAGATTTTTcgaatgtataaaatttataattagtaatcTAATATATCGATTTAATTGAAgatcaatttatataatataccAGATCTATTTGTAGACAAAAACTTACTTCAGCTACttgaattttgattaaaacTATAATTCTACTCATttggaaatatttttactcCGTTTGAGTACTTAAATAATGTatacttttgttaaaaaattaaaaaatgttagaaGTCTAtcattgataatattttatacttaagtagataaatacttaatttttttttttagtaacgtaaaaacttgaaattccTCAATGGCGTATACTCCtgataacaaataatttagattAGTAATAATTAGCAGTAATTAGTAGTAAGTAGCtgtgattgaaaaaaaaaaaaattataaaattcgagtagattataaaacatttttaaagtaaacTAACTGATTTACGTAAAAATTACATCATTAAGACTAATTTCAATTGACGTAATtgaattcatattttatttgccaaaaaaaaaataattgaatcgTGTGATAGAATTCGTAAGTTGACACTTTAAGACTCTAATTTTATCGATAACTGAACAATAAATAACAATCAGATAAAGTcaattaagaagaaatataaatttttttgacaatctAAAAAACCAGAAATTTAATgaaagacaataaaaaatttggtgATATGTTATCTTGAAGCTAGGTATAAGTCAGTTGAAAATCGACATATTTTTCTAAAGCATGTAGACAACTTACTTGGGAAAAAAAGCGTTACATTTAATCGTTTATCTAAAATACAcccttataaaatttttactgaaagagtaatataaaactaatttcacttttataaaatgttgaaattattaattagtttgaTTATAATTGTACTATTTATACAATCAGTGATGCCAGCCAAAAAATCGACTAATGAAAATTGTCCAATTTATTCGTATAAACCATTCAACGATCGtagtaatattttatcaagtaTTTCAAACAACACTATTATCAgtgaattatcattaattgGAACTCACGAATCAATGTCATACATAACATCTGATCTAAAAATTCGAACACAGGATATATCTGTTACTCAACAATTAATGTATGGTGTACGTTTCTTGGATCTAAGTGTACGTTATTCAAAATCCAAGATATTGGAAATTTATTCACGCTCTGTAGATCTTAATTTTACGCTTAATAATGTACTTCAGACAGCGGCCGtctttcttcaaaataatcaacAAGAATttgtgattattaatttaaagtatGATGGTAATGTTTATTCCGATGATGTTTATGACGagatattcaataattatttaggaGATAATGACGCGGAATCTTGTCAATCGTTCAAAAATCTAAATTCatgtgtaattaaaaattggaaacTCCAAAGTACTGTTGAAAGTGTACGAGGTAAAATTTTACTGTCTACAACAGATTCTTTATTTTCTAGATGTatgttttatattaataacgaATGTTTATTATCGAACCATGTTTcaccaaatttttttggcgATGGTTTCGATTATTATCCAATTGTCAATTATAAATGGATGAAATATGTCGTTATATCAACGAAAGATGATTATAATAACTACGAATGCTATGTGTATGATCtgagtatttatgataattattcacTCTTTTCTCAGGGGTTTGCTAAAAACGGTGGATATTATAGTTACAGCGGTCAATGTATTGAACCAATTAATTACAGACTTTATAATCGGTATTCAAATCATCGCAATGCAAGTTTAACAGTTATTCTAGTTGACTATGTCATACCggaaattattgataaagttgataattttaataaaaataaattgacgtAGTATAAATTctgtttgttaaaaatttgttaaattaatataagtaTTAGTGGAGcagttatataaataattattttatttcttgttATAAATGAGactagtttttatttttatataaaattaagtgtttactgattaaataattaacagttAAGTACTATTTATACGTAAAGTTATTATAAGTAATTcgttaatgaaaaaatgtgtGGTTCTTGTAAAAAGCATTTTCtggataatataataaaattaatgttgttatgaaaattttttttgcaccaTAAATATTGCATTTTTCAACTTACGTTTTTAAAGCTTTCAATCATCTGCAAACAAGTAGttatcaattttatgaaaatattgatatttataattgattataataactataaacggcaaagaaataaataaagaaatatttacttttcaaCTCTAGTTTTATTAGCAATAAAATatgatattaatttcaatGATCAAGAAAGCGAtacctcaaaaaaatttttttttcaataactaattatttaataattgttcttttttaactattcaaGACaacaaatttacatttatgAGGAAtgggtttattttattaaatgtttaattaattaagttattgtttaaaaataagtaatgtatgtggtaaaaaattaaaacacttAACTAATCTACTAATCTTACAAACGcgatcaattttataattttcatttttttaatatactttGTTTATCGCGtaaatattaactaaaaatacagTCTTTTAAAAAGCTGactgtatttttattaatatatataattaattaacaaaaaaaattaaatattaaaaaaaaaattattttataattattaagtaattgcttgcgttaataataatttacttatcACTTGGATTAACTCTCGCAATTACATCATCCAGTATTTTTGTGAgttctttattttctttagCTTTTTGATCGATCATTTCCGTCAAAGAGTTACATTTAAGTTCTTCTTTCTTCAACATCGCCcgcaattttattatttctgacTCGTGTTGCTTTTGCATCATTTCTAAATCTTGATTAgctctaaaaataataaagtagcacaattattatcaagtaaaatgaatatatttcaatagaaacaaaaaaaataaaaaagtcaaCTTACTTTTCAAGTCGTGCCGCAGCATGAAGCTTTATTTGCTCATAACGACTTTGTAACCCTTTCATAACTTCAACATTGTTTTCAAGACTTTCTCTCAGGGTAACTTCATTACTATTATACATTGTCATGGTTtgcttaattttttcatatttagcATGAACATCATTGAACGACGCTTCTGATGCTTCTAAATGCTTTTTAGTATCCGCGAGCTCTCTTAAAAGAAAGGCTTTTTCAACGTCTAGGTCGTTACGGCTCTTTTCTCTTTCTGCAACTAATCGGCTTATCGATTTTTCATGTTCATCGACGATAGCACTAATTcagataaaaatatcaattaattaatcaataaaattacattgtattttttaaaacaattattaacaagcTTACGTCATCTCATCTTTAAGTTGGATTTCATGTGTTAATTGTCTCTGTAATTGGGCCACCATGTCTTGcagagatttattttttttatccttttcATCCAATTGCTTTTCATAATTCTGCTTTTGTTTTTCCAACTGCTCTTCTAATTGTAAAACAGTTGACCTGACTAATTCTAATTCACTAGCCATCGCGGAGTCAACTACAGGTATAGGAGATTCAGTTTTTTCAACAGATTCCtgaagtttaaattaaaatatcattcaaaatgtacataaaataaaat from Cotesia glomerata isolate CgM1 unplaced genomic scaffold, MPM_Cglom_v2.3 scaffold_40, whole genome shotgun sequence harbors:
- the LOC123274526 gene encoding uncharacterized protein LOC123274526, encoding MHSENCPLVSYHDDSEIPSVHSTINVSVLEEDLAISSSTLGTRDKTNEEPESDYISYKSINKVIYVNEETMDCNYSETTETPKKNKIPNQDATSPDLFKSDDEDTDKPPISKNFKRILSQPTVKKIPPHKLTQEELIIQSDSYLLTRTNKSVTGIPPPPKFTMCQSDCTDFLNHIRNNRKYFWADPFSDDDKISNDEVATSTTINSTITTTTDSRSSTKSDLKAPIISEIISTSRPRSLRNLTNAFDACDQSSSLASVMRTELSNDSAVTDCCSNTQTNSTSTSTETINERVNISNFNNNLHEHELSSLSSLTASMASISTTKSISVKDNDRHVTFDIPKEKYLAIFRTIDDKRAKSLPWPIIYKHRAPGIHYNRNKFIEEFENLSTKLCERYIGNETQSTCTIWFTKQAPGSAKKRTLLGKRAIGQSPGKRLSHLARRRKTFSSANLQCMAEKKQIVLNVKKPIIKKGKSPRGKSPRGKSPRSSAKKRLSRRLILDGQSPRKTKLETSKRALFQSPTHDRAGPSGKSAPLSMNNPQKIKRALFPTAQKKETVTSNAEEMTKKRKSDEELEGPRVKWPKSLSFDCTYNNLDSSRESWSSDRYLTGNVHLKNESLSQPAKVGLSDNNRKKLLWAVYQALQSRGINMEHPKFKQYANQLARTVRKYMPDLENRNIPRKPGSTCDRMLKLANIHVLLVVEAK